A genomic window from Solanum stenotomum isolate F172 chromosome 10, ASM1918654v1, whole genome shotgun sequence includes:
- the LOC125842861 gene encoding uncharacterized protein LOC125842861 yields MEVQQNKQPKTTERALRRVQKFVASTNQIQDEHAHEPQVKKRKKSVKRIAISEVNDDGAVINCNLTTTSSHKLEEEIDCTYCNALRFQYEPPTFCCGGGCISLAPNEVADDFYELFVSDSEDAKLFRKNIRAYNSIFAFTSFGVKLDKELASSRKGVYSFKAQGQIYHDLPSLIPNNDKPRYFQLYFYDTDHELANRMSVLEDANLSEEVMIKIRNIMEMNPYAKFFSQLKEHTSFQNMEIRIAANASLDQRVYNKPSVDQVAAIWVDGNNPIIPFERDIAVHEHSGEGGWHQGIQKCRNPIKNSQRAALPSHQIGRSSFTNAAEMLAHEEQGVRRETKGSISCREYYCYKLQVRTSDKSILLLCGRLLQQFVVDIYIKIETTKLEYYRLEKSNYRREILEGIVDSVTAGESRGDKVGQRVLLPGSFIGGPRDMRRCYMDAMALVQKFRRPDLFITMTCNPEWIEIQQALLPGQLPQDRPNLVTRVFRAKLQDLKDQIFKKEIFGTIAAHVFVVEFQKRGLPHIHLLLIFKEGNKIRSADEYDRYISAEILDSDTHPELSALVVRHMIHGPCGEKRKTSPCMKDGQCKFHYPRAFNNKTIQEKDGYPIYKRRNDGKTSEVREMKMNNQWVVPYNPYLLMRYNCHINVEAAKERGLLESDNSISECLREAVTFKMPSALRCLFATILARCNPTDVRCLWDTYYGDMSEDFQRSHSRTTDAPIQCTLKSINYYLESMGQSVDKYDIPQIKQQPLQTEPRECREIIEEMSVKVPAEDVVAQSKLNQEQA; encoded by the exons ATGGAAGTGCAACAGAATAAGCAGCCCAAAACAACAG AAAGGGCCTTGCGACGAGTTCAAAAATTTGTGGCATCAACCAATCAAATACAAGATGAGCACGCTCATGAGCCACAAGTGAAGAAGCGGAAAAAATCAGTTAAACGTATAGCTATCTCAGAGGTGAATGATGACGGAG CAGTAATAAATTGCAACTTGACAACAACATCAAGTCATAAACTGGAAGAAGAAATAGATTGCACCTACTGCAATGCTCTGAGGTTTCAATATGAACCCCCAACATTCTGTTGCGGAGGTGGCTGTATCAGTTTAGCACCTAATGAAGTGGCCGATGACTTTTATGAATTATTTGTGTCTGACTCAGAAGATGCTAAGTTATTCAGGAAAAATATACGCGCGTATAATAGCATCTTTGCTTTTACATCATTTGGAGTTAAGCTCGACAAGGAATTGGCATCTTCCAGGAAAGGAGTTTACAGTTTCAAGGCACAAGGACAAATATATCATGATCTACCATCATTAATCCCAAACAATGACAAACCACGGTACTTTCAACTATACTTCTATGATACTGATCATGAATTAGCCAATAGAATGTCGGTACTGGAAGATGCAAACTTATCAGAGGAGGTCATGATCAAAATAAGAAACATAATGGAGATGAATCCATATGCAAAATTCTTCTCACAGCTTAAAGAACATACAAGCTTTCAAAATATGGAAATACGCATAGCGGCAAATGCATCATTAGACCAAAGGGTGTATAATAAACCATCAGTGGATCAGGTCGCAGCTATTTGGGTAGATGGTAACAATCCAATTATACCGTTCGAACGAGATATTGCAGTACATGAACACTCAG GAGAAGGAGGTTGGCATCAAGGAATACAAAAGTGTCGCAATCCAATCAAAAATAGTCAAAGAGCGGCGTTACCAAGTCACCAGATAGGTAGATCATCATTCACCAATGCCGCAGAGATGTTGGCCCATGAAGAACAAG GTGTACGACGCGAAACAAAAGGTTCGATTTCCTGCAGGGAGTACTACTGCTATAAACTACAAGTCCGAACAAGTGACAAGTCCATATTGTTACTGTGCGGGAGATTGTTGCAGCAGTTTGTTGTGGACATATACATCAAAATAGAAACAACAAAACTTGAATATTATAGATTAGAGAAATCAAATTATCGAAGGGAGATACTCGAAGGTATTGTTGATAGTGTTACGGCAGGCGAGAGTAGAGGGGACAAGGTAGGACAAAGGGTATTACTGCCAGGATCGTTCATTGGAGGCCCCAGGGATATGCGACGATGCTATATGGATGCTATGGCGTTGGTTCAAAAGTTTAGAAGACCAGACCTATTCATCACCATGACATGTAACCCAGAATGGATTGAGATTCAACAAGCCTTGCTTCCAGGTCAATTACCTCAAGACAGGCCAAATTTGGTTACCAGAGTGTTTCGAGCAAAATTGCAAGACTTGAAAGACCAAAtcttcaaaaaagaaatatttggaacGATTGCAGCACATGTTTTTGTGGTAGAATTTCAGAAGAGAGGCCTACCACATATTCACCTCCTTCTAATATTTAAAGAAGGTAATAAGATACGATCAGCAGACGAGTATGATAGATACATTTCAGCCGAAATCCTGGATAGTGACACACATCCAGAATTGAGTGCATTAGTTGTAAGACATATGATACATGGACCTTGCGGCGAAAAACGAAAGACAAGCCCGTGTATGAAGGATGGACAATGTAAATTTCACTACCCACGAgcattcaacaacaaaacaatacaagaaaaggatggaTATCCAATTtacaaaagaagaaatgatgGGAAAACAAGTGAGGTCCGGGAAATGAAGATGAATAACCAATGGGTTGTACCATATAATCCATATTTGCTGATGAGATATAATTGTCACATTAATGTTGAG GCAGCCAAAGAAAGAGGGTTATTAGAATCAGATAACAGCATTTCAGAATGTTTACGCGAGGCTGTCACCTTCAAGATGCCCTCCGCCCTTCGATGTTTGTTTGCAACAATCTTGGCTCGTTGCAACCCAACAGATGTCAGATGTCTCTGGGACACATATTATGGGGATATGTCCGAAGACTTTCAAAGGAGCCATTCAAGAACAACAGACGCACCAATCCAATGTACCTTGAAAAGTATTAACTATTACTTGGAGAGTATGGGGCAAAGTGTGGACAAATATGACATCCCTCAGATCAAACAACAACCACTTCAAACTGAACCACGTGAATGTAgagaaataattgaagaaatgTCTGTGAAAGTGCCAGCTGAAGATGTTGTTGCTCAATCAAAATTGAATCAAGAACAAGCGTAG
- the LOC125842862 gene encoding replication protein A 70 kDa DNA-binding subunit B-like, which yields MVTDSELAKQSVLINKIPKNSIDFVIRVLGTKIQTTLFNKHIETWKDFLKPNKSYYIAKGRYDRVNPNYSSVHKEVELAFTDNTVIKETDHEVSTQKFFDGFLSLDAADNLPNGSILDLICVLVSVNPIIQNATSKRREIVVTNELIEPTTITLWGDFAENDGAFLEKLKDDKPILGLCDVRVSIYKGRFGISTIPVSNVLINPIFQKAIDLRAWREIIEADNKDIIVAPTKAMRRAIEVPLDHILDGLLAESQDSMYKFKATIVDILNKDEPWYLSCKTCRKKVQVIKEAAGCTNCNIDNVEYAMRIDLTDANPRSSLIAEEIHQLEDETPIILEEEVRSVRKYRKRAKKTTNAAAQINQKKPKAAKD from the exons ATGGTGACTGACTCGGAACTAGCAAAACAGTCTGTACTGATAAACAAGATACCCAAAAACTCTATTGATTTTGTGATTAGAGTCTTG GGCACAAAGATTCAAACAACGCTATTTAATAAGCATATCGAAACATGGAAGGACTTTTTGAAGCCAAATAAGAGTTACTACATTGCTAAAGGACGCTATGATCGTGTCAACCCCAACTACTCTTCTGTgcataaagaagttgaattggCCTTTACAGACAACACTGTCATAAAGGAGACCGACCATGAGGTTTCAACACAGAAATTTTTTGATGGTTTTTTATCATTAGACGCTGCTGATAACTTACCTAATGGTTCTATTCTAG ACTTGATTTGCGTCTTAGTTTCGGTGAATCCCATCATTCAAAATGCAACTTCGAAGAGACGAGAAATAGTTGTTACAAATGAGTT GATAGAGCCTACAACTATAACTCTTTGGGGCGATTTTGCTGAAAATGACGGTGCATTCCTTGAAAAGCTTAAAGACGATAAGCCTATACTCGGCTTATGTGACGTTAGAGTTTCAATCTATAAAG GCCGATTTGGGATCTCTACAATTCCTGTGAGCAACGTCTTAATCAATCCAATTTTCCAAAAAGCAATAGACCTTCGAGCCTG GCGCGAAATCATAGAGGCTGACAACAAAGATATTATAGTAGCACCAACTAAGGCAATGAGAAGAGCTATAGAAGTTCCGTTGGACCATATTCTCGATGGGTTGTTGGCTGAATCGCAG GATTCTATGTACAAGTTCAAAGCAACGATTGTAGACATACTCAATAAAGATGAGCCATGGTATTTGTCGTGCAAAACATGCCGCAAGAAAGTCCAAGTTATAAAAGAGGCTGCAGGTTGTACTAATTGCAACATTGATAATGTAGAATATGCAATGAG AATTGATTTGACAGATGCAAACCCCCGTAGTAGCTTAATTGCCGAAGAAATACATCAACTAGAAGATGAAACACCAATTATCCTGGAAGAAGAAGTCAGATCAGTGAGGAAGTACAGGAAGAGGGCTAAGAAAACCACAAATGCAGCGGCCCAAATCAACCAAAAGAAACCCAAAGCCGCTAAAGATTAG
- the LOC125878275 gene encoding probable sucrose-phosphate synthase 1: MAGNEWINSYLEAILDVGPPINDPKSSLLLRERGRFSPARYFVEEVITGFDETDLHRSWVRASSIRDSQERNTRLENMCWRIWNLTRKKKQLEGEEAQRVAKRHRERERARRETTVDMSDLSDGEKIDIVGDLSTHGDSVRGRMSRVSSVDAMANWANQYMEKKLYIVLISLHGLIRGENMELGRDSDTGGQVKYVVELARALGMMPGVYRVDLLTRQVSAPDVDWTYGEPTEMINLTDSLDAMPEVGESGGAYIIRIPFGPKDKYIPKELLWPHIPEFVDGALSHIVQMSKVLGEQTGSGQPLWPVAIHGHYADAGESAALLSGALNVPMVLTGHSLGRDKLEQLLKQGRQPKEEINATYKIMRRIEAEELSLDVSEMIITSTRQEIEEQWNLYDGFDPKLERKLRARTKRTVSCYGRFMPRAMVIPPGMEFHHIIPLEGDMDGEVEGNEHNAGSADPPIWLEIMRFFTNPHKPMILALARPDPKKNLITLVKAFGECRQLRELANLTLVMGNRDVIDEMSSTNSSVLVSIIKLIDKYDLYGQVAYPKHHKQSDVPEIYRLAAKSKGVFINPAFIEPFGLTLIEAAAHGLPMVATKNGGPVDINRVLDNGLLVDPHDQHSVADALLKLVADKQLWARCRDSGLRNIHLFSWPEHCKTYLSRVMSCKQRQPKWKRNEDECSDSEPDSPEDSLRDIKDLSLSLKLSLDGDKNEKSGTSVTALDFVENATKKKSQLDNMVSTLPVSKSMEKTEQSKFQLSRRRKLIVIAADCDTPAGLADVTKTIIETVKKASSIGFILSTALTISEVQSFLELSKLKPHDFDAYICNSGGEVYYPCLNSEEKCSGPSFTVDSDYQTHIDYRWGGEDLRKTIIRWADSLNDKVKNKAEIAIKEIDSASAHCFSFRINDQSLVPPVKEVRRLLRIQALRCHAIYCQSGSRLNVIPVLASRSQALRYMFIRWGINLSNLVVFAGESGDTDYELLVGGVHKTVVFNGVCSDASKVHSNRNYPLEHVLPAMNSNIVECGSCSKEDISVALNNLGFSKE, from the exons ATGGCGGGAAACGAATGGATAAACAGTTACCTTGAGGCGATCCTGGACGTCGGTCCCCCGATCAATGATCCAAAATCCTCTCTCTTGTTAAGGGAAAGAGGTCGTTTCAGTCCAGCTCGTTATTTCGTTGAGGAAGTCATCACTGGCTTCGATGAAACCGATCTTCATCGCTCTTGGGTTCGC GCTTCATCAATTCGGGATTCACAGGAGAGGAATACAAGATTGGAAAATATGTGCTGGAGGATTTGGAATTTGACTCGCAAGAAGAAACAG CTTGAAGGGGAAGAAGCTCAGCGTGTGGCGAAAAGGCATCGTGAGCGTGAAAGGGCACGGAGAGAAACAACTGTTGACATGTCAGACTTATCAGATGGAGAAAAGATAGACATTGTTGGTGACCTCTCAACTCATGGTGATAGTGTCCGAGGAAGAATGTCCAGGGTCAGCTCTGTGGATGCGATGGCAAATTGGGCTAATCAATACATGGAAAAGAAACTTTACATTGTGTTAATCAG TCTTCATGGCTTGATAAGGGGAGAAAACATGGAGCTTGGTCGGGATTCTGACACTGGTGGCCAa GTCAAGTATGTTGTGGAATTAGCCAGAGCTTTAGGCATGATGCCTGGAGTTTATCGTGTTGATCTGTTGACAAGACAAGTGTCAGCACCTGATGTAGATTGGACCTATGGTGAACCAACAGAAATGATAAACCTAACAGACTCTTTAGATGCCATGCCTGAAGTAGGGGAAAGTGGTGGTGCCTACATCATCCGCATACCATTTGGTccaaaagataaatatatcccGAAAGAGTTACTTTGGCCTCATATTCCTGAATTTGTTGATGGTGCCCTTAGTCACATTGTTCAGATGTCGAAGGTTCTAGGAGAGCAAACTGGTAGTGGGCAGCCACTCTGGCCTGTTGCTATCCATGGACACTATGCAGATGCCGGTGAATCTGCTGCTCTTCTGTCAGGGGCTTTAAATGTACCGATGGTTTTGACTGGCCATTCACTTGGACGAGACAAGCTGGAACAACTACTAAAGCAAGGACGACAACCAAAAGAGGAGATAAATGCAACTTACAAAATAATGCGGCGCATAGAGGCTGAAGAGTTATCTCTTGATGTATCTGAGATGATAATTACTAGTACACGGCAGGAGATAGAAGAACAATGGAATCTCTATGATGGATTTGATCCAAAGTTAGAACGTAAACTCAGGGCAAGAACGAAACGCACTGTGAGTTGCTACGGCAGATTTATGCCTCGCGCAATG GTGATTCCTCCAGGAATGGAATTTCATCATATTATTCCACTCGAAGGTGACATGGATGGAGAAGTCGAAGGAAATGAACATAATGCTGGGAGTGCAGATCCACCCATTTGGTTGGAG ATCATGCGCTTCTTTACCAATCCACACAAGCCTATGATACTTGCTCTTGCAAGGCCTGACCCAAAGAAAAACTTAATCACATTAGTCAAGGCATTTGGAGAGTGCCGACAATTGAGAGAGCTCGCAAACCTT ACATTAGTGATGGGAAATCGTGATGTAATTGATGAAATGTCCAGTACAAACTCATCTGTCCTTGTTTCAATAATTAAACTGATTGACAAGTATGATTTATATGGTCAAGTTGCGTATCCTAAGCATCACAAGCAATCTGATGTTCCTGAGATATATCGTCTGGCTGCAAAGTCAAAG GGGGTTTTCATCAATCCAGCTTTCATTGAACCATTTGGACTCACTCTGATTGAG GCAGCAGCTCATGGTCTTCCCATGGTTGCCACAAAAAATGGTGGTCCAGTTGACATTAACCGG GTGCTTGACAATGGTTTGCTAGTTGACCCCCATGATCAACATTCTGTTGCTGATGCACTTTTGAAGCTAGTAGCTGATAAGCAGCTTTGGGCAAGATGTAGGGACAGCGGATTGCGAAATATACACCTCTTCTCTTGGCCAGAGCACTGCAAGACGTATTTATCGCGAGTGATGTCTTGCAAACAAAGGCAGCCAAAATGGAAACGAAATGAGGATGAATGCTCTGATTCAGAACCAGATTCACCTGAAGATTCCTTGAGAGATATTAAAGATCTGTCTTTAAGCTTGAAACTCTCATTGGACGgggataaaaatgaaaagagtgGTACTTCAGTGACTGCCCTAGATTTTGTGGAAAATGCCACAAAAAAGAAGAGTCAATTGGATAATATGGTCTCAACACTTCCAGTAAGTAAGTCCATGGAGAAAACAGAGCAAAGTAAATTTCAACTGTCAAGGAGAAGGAAGCTAATTGTAATTGCGGCGGATTGTGATACCCCAGCTGGTTTAGCTGATGTTACCAAAACAATTATTGAGACTGTCAAGAAGGCATCATCCATTGGTTTTATCTTGTCAACAGCCTTGACCATTAGTGAGGTGCAGTCATTTTTGGAGTTATCCAAGCTTAAACCACACGACTTTGATGCTTATATCTGCAATAGTGGTGGGGAAGTTTATTATCCATGTTTAAATTCTGAGGAGAAATGTTCAGGGCCTTCTTTTACTGTGGATTCAGATTATCAAACTCACATTGATTATCGTTGGGGTGGAGAAGACCTAAGGAAAACTATAATTCGTTGGGCAGAttctctaaatgacaaagttaaaaACAAAGCTGAGATAGCTATAAAGGAGATTGATTCAGCATCTGCACACTGCTTTTCTTTCAGAATAAATGATCAATCATTA GTTCCTCCTGTGAAGGAAGTTAGGAGATTACTGAGAATTCAGGCGTTAAGATGCCATGCAATATATTGCCAAAGCGGTAGCAGGTTGAATGTCATCCCTGTTCTTGCTTCAAGATCACAAGCACTCAG GTACATGTTCATTCGATGGGGCATTAACTTGTCAAATCTTGTGGTTTTTGCCGGAGAAAGTGGAGACACGGATTATGAATTATTGGTTGGAGGAGTACATAAAACTGTGGTGTTTAATGGAGTTTGCAGTGATGCTTCTAAAGTTCATTCAAACAGGAACTACCCTCTTGAGCATGTTTTGCCAGCCATGAATTCTAACATTGTTGAATGTGGAAGTTGCAGCAAGGAAGATATTAGTGTAGCGctaaataatcttggtttttcTAAGGAGTAG